The following are encoded in a window of Methylicorpusculum oleiharenae genomic DNA:
- a CDS encoding symmetrical bis(5'-nucleosyl)-tetraphosphatase: MSIYAIGDIQGCYDDLMRLLEAIKFNENDDQLWFAGDLVNRGPKSLETLRFVKSLGASAITVLGNHDLHLLAMAHSVRTERKKDSLSQILESPDRDELLDWLRHRPLFHFNEQFCLVHAGLPPQWDFDTACDMARLVESALQHDDYPELLQQMYGNKPNCWSSQLKGNDRLRFVINCMTRMRYCDDNGRLDFDHNGPPGTQPKSLKPWFAMPNRKSAGLTIIFGHWSSLGYSLQNNCYCIDSGCLWGGELTALHLGDPVYRVSVHCQGSLKPNAKMA, from the coding sequence ATGTCTATCTATGCTATCGGCGACATTCAGGGATGTTATGACGATCTGATGAGATTGCTGGAGGCAATAAAATTTAATGAAAATGATGACCAGCTCTGGTTTGCAGGGGATTTGGTCAATCGCGGTCCAAAATCACTTGAGACCTTGCGCTTCGTTAAGTCGCTGGGCGCTTCCGCCATTACTGTCCTGGGCAATCACGATCTGCACCTTTTGGCCATGGCTCATTCGGTGCGTACAGAGCGTAAAAAAGATTCATTGAGCCAAATTCTGGAGTCTCCTGACCGGGATGAGTTACTGGATTGGTTAAGGCACAGGCCTTTATTTCATTTCAATGAACAATTCTGTCTGGTTCATGCGGGTTTACCGCCGCAATGGGATTTTGATACGGCCTGTGACATGGCGCGGCTGGTTGAATCGGCTTTGCAGCACGATGATTATCCCGAGTTATTGCAGCAAATGTACGGTAATAAGCCCAATTGCTGGTCTTCGCAATTAAAAGGCAATGACCGCTTGCGGTTTGTTATTAATTGCATGACACGGATGCGTTATTGTGACGATAACGGGCGGCTGGATTTTGACCACAATGGTCCGCCCGGGACTCAGCCTAAAAGTTTAAAGCCCTGGTTTGCCATGCCTAACCGCAAAAGCGCAGGCCTTACTATAATTTTCGGTCATTGGTCTTCGTTGGGTTACAGTCTTCAGAATAACTGCTACTGCATAGATTCCGGATGTTTGTGGGGTGGCGAATTAACCGCATTGCATTTGGGTGATCCGGTTTACCGGGTATCTGTTCATTGTCAGGGCTCATTAAAGCCGAATGCGAAAATGGCCTGA
- the apaG gene encoding Co2+/Mg2+ efflux protein ApaG — translation MSEKNKIQVLAFPQFIESQSHPESNRYVFAYTITITNQGAIPAKLLTRHWLITDANGKVQEVRGEGVIGEQPYLKPGESFRYTSGAMIETPVGIMQGQYTMRSDEGESFNAIIPKFTLSVPRTLH, via the coding sequence ATGAGCGAAAAAAATAAAATACAGGTCCTTGCGTTTCCGCAATTTATTGAATCCCAGTCACATCCGGAATCCAATCGGTATGTGTTTGCTTATACCATCACCATCACGAATCAAGGTGCAATACCGGCAAAATTGCTGACCAGGCATTGGCTGATTACCGATGCCAATGGTAAGGTTCAAGAAGTTCGGGGTGAAGGTGTGATAGGCGAGCAACCTTATCTCAAGCCTGGGGAAAGTTTTCGTTATACCAGCGGGGCGATGATAGAAACGCCGGTCGGTATCATGCAAGGGCAATATACAATGCGTTCTGATGAGGGCGAGAGTTTTAATGCGATCATTCCCAAGTTTACCTTATCGGTTCCTCGTACACTGCATTAG
- the mpl gene encoding UDP-N-acetylmuramate:L-alanyl-gamma-D-glutamyl-meso-diaminopimelate ligase gives MHIHILGICGTFMGGLALIARALGHQVSGSDQNVYPPMSTQLEEQGILLMEGYSADNIKNKPDLIIIGNALSRGNPEVEAVLNAGLRYVSGPQWLAEHVLQDKWVLGVAGTHGKTTTTSMLSWILECQGFNPGFLIGGIPLNFGISARLGESSFFVIEADEYDSAFFDKRSKFVHYRPRTAILNNLEFDHADIFPDLDAIKKQFHHLVRTVPSEGLIIAPGSDANLGDVISRGCWTPVQLTSVDGEAQWNAGLLKEDGSQFLLYLAGKEQGLVDWSLTGDHNVYNALSAVAAAHHVGIHPADAISALSSFKNVKRRMEVLATINGVTLYDDFAHHPTAIKTTLDGLRKQVGNERIIAIVEPRSNTMRLGIHTRTLAESLSQADLAIIYQPENLNWDLTALTHYANNILICPTLDEIIAKLKFESRYGGHFVLMSNGGFGGIYQKLLNALPDS, from the coding sequence TTGCATATTCATATTCTTGGTATTTGCGGAACATTTATGGGCGGACTCGCACTGATTGCCAGAGCATTAGGGCATCAAGTCAGCGGTTCCGATCAAAATGTCTACCCGCCTATGAGCACTCAACTGGAGGAGCAGGGTATCCTGCTTATGGAAGGTTACAGCGCCGATAATATAAAGAACAAACCAGATCTGATCATTATCGGTAATGCCTTATCGCGCGGCAATCCGGAAGTTGAGGCGGTCTTGAACGCCGGTTTGCGTTATGTGTCCGGCCCGCAATGGCTGGCGGAGCATGTGTTACAAGATAAATGGGTGCTGGGTGTAGCAGGAACTCACGGCAAAACAACGACAACCAGTATGCTGAGCTGGATTCTCGAATGCCAGGGGTTTAACCCCGGTTTCCTGATTGGCGGCATTCCACTTAATTTCGGTATTTCGGCCCGTTTGGGCGAATCCTCATTCTTCGTAATTGAAGCCGATGAGTATGATTCGGCATTTTTTGACAAGCGCTCAAAATTTGTTCACTACCGGCCGCGAACTGCCATTCTGAACAACCTGGAATTTGATCATGCCGATATTTTTCCGGATCTGGACGCGATCAAAAAGCAATTTCATCATCTGGTCAGAACCGTTCCCAGCGAAGGACTTATCATTGCCCCCGGCAGCGATGCCAATCTGGGTGACGTTATTTCCAGGGGTTGCTGGACACCGGTGCAATTAACATCGGTTGACGGTGAAGCCCAATGGAATGCCGGCCTTTTAAAAGAGGACGGCAGTCAGTTTTTGCTGTATCTGGCAGGAAAAGAGCAAGGTTTAGTGGACTGGTCCTTGACCGGTGATCACAATGTCTATAATGCATTGTCTGCCGTCGCCGCCGCTCATCATGTCGGCATCCATCCAGCTGATGCGATCTCGGCATTAAGCTCGTTTAAAAACGTCAAACGCCGGATGGAAGTGTTAGCCACCATTAATGGCGTAACGCTTTACGACGACTTTGCCCACCACCCTACGGCAATAAAGACCACATTGGACGGCTTGCGCAAACAAGTCGGAAACGAACGCATTATTGCAATTGTTGAGCCCCGATCGAATACGATGCGCTTGGGCATTCATACGCGCACGCTGGCAGAATCCTTAAGTCAGGCTGATTTAGCGATCATTTATCAGCCGGAAAATCTTAATTGGGATTTAACGGCGCTTACACACTATGCCAATAACATTCTGATATGCCCGACCCTTGACGAAATCATTGCCAAACTGAAATTTGAATCCCGTTACGGCGGACATTTTGTGCTGATGAGCAACGGCGGTTTTGGCGGTATTTATCAAAAACTATTAAATGCTCTGCCGGACTCGTGA
- a CDS encoding ankyrin repeat domain-containing protein → MKMKSVTVVLLLTFSFSALSEDAKDLFSAAVQGKTARVEALLAQGIDVNSPASAGRTALMGASFNGNVSIIKTLLSYGANVNMADNLGNTALMDALIFGREEVVSLLLKAGADVNAADKLNISTLAKAKKAGHTNIIKLLEEAGAKEAAVLPDSETPAEGATPAEGQPPVEGAPPQEGQPTPAASPPPTTDPTQKPGQEKTGVKAPEPKK, encoded by the coding sequence ATGAAAATGAAAAGCGTCACTGTCGTTTTGCTGCTGACCTTCTCATTTTCAGCGCTGAGCGAAGACGCAAAAGACTTGTTCTCTGCCGCTGTTCAAGGCAAAACCGCCAGAGTCGAAGCGCTTTTGGCACAAGGGATTGATGTCAACAGCCCGGCGTCTGCAGGCAGGACAGCCCTGATGGGCGCAAGTTTTAACGGCAATGTAAGCATTATCAAAACACTGTTATCATACGGCGCGAACGTGAATATGGCCGATAATCTGGGCAACACGGCCTTGATGGACGCGCTGATATTTGGACGAGAAGAGGTGGTGTCGCTTCTTCTGAAAGCAGGTGCAGATGTTAATGCAGCAGACAAGCTGAACATTTCTACGCTGGCCAAAGCTAAAAAAGCTGGGCACACCAATATCATAAAACTGCTTGAAGAGGCGGGTGCTAAAGAAGCGGCGGTATTGCCTGATTCGGAAACTCCGGCCGAAGGGGCCACCCCTGCTGAAGGCCAGCCTCCAGTCGAAGGCGCGCCGCCTCAAGAGGGTCAACCAACACCTGCGGCTTCGCCACCCCCAACCACTGACCCTACACAAAAACCAGGGCAAGAGAAAACCGGTGTAAAAGCGCCTGAACCGAAAAAATAA
- a CDS encoding AlbA family DNA-binding domain-containing protein, translating into MKPIFSLSISTKHYRTGLFYLFAALIGSAAGFFILFPINEFVYYHEHEKFDENAVNVTRFVLGQMIDALAGHSPQKTAFYAVVGMVFGLSTAKTYAVMHKRWIQIQQLSEELGKDLLALISQGEGPLLEFKSSFRWDMEQERVNRALEGVVLKTLAGFMNANGGTLLIGVADDGSLLNLNKDYQTLKKPGRDAYEQLIMSAIASQMGADTCQFIRIVFHTLDFKDICRVIVLPASRPVFIKQGNDPKLYLRTGGGTRELNVQEAMEYMKQRWHK; encoded by the coding sequence ATGAAGCCTATTTTTAGCCTTAGCATCTCAACCAAACATTACAGAACCGGTCTTTTTTATTTGTTTGCTGCCCTGATAGGCTCTGCTGCCGGTTTTTTTATTTTGTTTCCTATCAATGAATTCGTTTATTACCATGAACATGAGAAGTTTGATGAGAATGCGGTTAATGTCACGCGTTTTGTTTTGGGTCAAATGATTGATGCATTGGCCGGTCATTCACCCCAAAAAACAGCTTTTTACGCCGTCGTTGGAATGGTGTTTGGCCTCAGTACGGCAAAAACCTATGCCGTTATGCACAAACGCTGGATTCAAATCCAGCAACTGAGCGAAGAACTGGGCAAAGATCTATTGGCATTGATCAGCCAGGGCGAAGGTCCTCTGCTGGAATTTAAATCGTCATTTCGATGGGATATGGAACAAGAGCGGGTTAATCGAGCCCTGGAAGGCGTTGTATTGAAAACCTTAGCGGGTTTTATGAATGCCAATGGCGGAACATTATTGATAGGAGTGGCCGATGACGGCAGTTTACTCAACTTGAACAAAGACTATCAAACACTCAAAAAACCCGGCCGTGACGCCTATGAGCAACTGATCATGTCAGCAATTGCCAGCCAAATGGGAGCAGACACCTGCCAATTCATTCGTATTGTTTTTCATACATTGGATTTTAAAGACATCTGCCGTGTGATCGTTTTACCGGCCAGTCGGCCTGTATTTATCAAACAAGGCAATGACCCCAAACTGTATCTGCGCACTGGAGGCGGCACCCGGGAACTGAATGTTCAGGAGGCAATGGAGTACATGAAACAGCGTTGGCATAAATAA